In Embleya scabrispora, the DNA window ACGTCGGCCGGAACTCTCAGGCCCGGTCCGGCTCCAGCGCGGCGCTGTACGCGGCCACCATCGCTCGTCGGCACGCCCGCTCCAGCGGGGCCAACGCGAGCAGCCGCGCCGATATCTCCGCCGCGCTGACCGCCCCGCCGTCCTCGCCGCTCGCCACCCGCACCACGGCGTGGATCCGGCGCGCCTGGTCCAGCACCCGCCCGGCCCGACCGGGATGGCCCGGCGCGATCCGGGTGTCCGAATCCTTGCGGTACAGCCCGGCCAGCGCGCGCTGCGCCGCCGGTCCGCCGCCGGCCACGTCCAGCCGGGTCAGGTCCTCGATCGTGTCCCGCATCGCCTCGGCCAATTCGCGCTCGGCCTCGGCCAGGAACGGGCCGGGCGCGGGCCGGTCGGCCACCTCGAACACGGTCCAGGCCACTCGTACCGTCGCGTCGTCGGCCGTACCGTGCCGGGTCACCGACGGCACCAGACCGTAGGCCGCACCCGGCGCGCCGACGGTGATCGCCGCCTCGCCCGCGTCGAGCGCGAAGTCGTTGAAGGCGGGCGGGCCCGGCAGCGCGAGCGGATCGCCGGCCACCGGCAGCGCCAGCCGCAGCCCGTGTACCCCCAGCGCGCGCAACCGCCCGAGCGCGAGCGAGAGCCCGACGGGCCCGGGCTCGCCGGGCACGCCCGTCACCCGATGCGGCTCGTCCGTACCGAGGATCTCGGTCACCGCGTCGTCCGGCGCGACGTGCCCGGCCAGCAGGGCATTGCCCCATGCGACGAGAAGTCCGGAGCGGGGTTCGGCATGCATGCCGACAAGCGTAAGGGTGCTCACACGGGTGCTCACAACGCTCCCGGACACGACCGGAGGCGGTTCGGTGTCATAGGTTTCTCCCGGACCGGGTGCAACAACGCGGGACCACGGAGCGAGGCGGTGATCCCACACAAGGGGATGCCGTCCGGCGGCGTAGCGCACGATGGGGAGCTGGCAGGGATGAGCGACGTTCTCGAACTGGTTGACGTATCGGTGGTGCGCGACGGTCGCCCTCTGGTGGACCAGGTGACCTGGTCGGTCGCGGAAGGCGAGCGCTGGATCGTCGTCGGACCCAACGGCGCGGGCAAGACCACGCTGCTGCAACTGGCGTCCACCTACCTGTTCCCCACCTCCGGCACGGTCGCCGTACTGGGCGAGAAGCTGGGCACGGTGGACGTGTTCGAGCTGCGTCCGCGCGTGGGCATGGCGTCCGCCGCGCTGACCGACAAGCTGCCGCGGCGCGAGCGGGTGCTGGACATCGTGCTGACCGCCGCCTACGGGATGACCGCCAAGTGGCACGAGCGCTACGACGCCGAGGACGAGCAGCGCGCCCGGCGGCTGCTCGACCAGCTCGGCATGGCCGAATACGTGGACCGCACGTTCGGCACCCTGTCCGAGGGCGAGCGCAAGCGGGTACAGATCGCCCGCGCGCTGATGACCGACCCCGAACTGCTGCTGCTCGACGAGCCGGCCGCCGGGCTCGACTTGGGCGGACGCGAGGACCTGGTGCGTCGGCTCGGCGCGTTGGCGGCCGATGCGTACGCGCCCTCGATGATCCTCGTGAGCCACCACGTCGAGGAGATCCCGCCGGGCTTCACCCACATTCTGATGATCCGCCAGGGGCAGGTGCTGGCGGCCGGTCCGATCGCGGAGACGCTGAACTCGCGCAACCTGTCGCACTGTTTCGGCCTGCCGCTGATCGTCGAGCAGCAGTACGGGCGTTGGTCGGCGCGCGGGTTGCCCATGCCGGAGGCCCCGGAGGCGCACTGACCCGGCGCGGGGGCGGTCGGATGCGGGGAACTCGGCCGTTCGTCCGCGGCGGCGTCGGCCGTTCCTCCGCGCCGATCATTGGTCCGAGAACACCCTCCTGATCCGTGCGCCCACGATCTACGATGAAGTCGTGGACGCATGGATGTGGTGGCTCATCGCGGTCGGGGCGTTCGGCATCTTCGGCGTGCTCACCTCCTTCGTGGAGATGGGCATGCTCGCGGTCGCCGCGCTCGCGGCCACCATCGCGGCCGGAGCCGGTGGCAACTTCCTGGTCCAGTCGGTCGTGTTCGCGGTCGTCGCGATCGTGCTGCTCGCGTTCGTGCGACCGGTCGTGGTGCGCCACAACAACACGCCCGGGACCCGGACCGGAATCGACGCGCTCAAGGGCGCCCGCGCCGTGGTGCTGGAGCGAGTGGACGAGCACGGCGGCCGGATCAAGCTCAACGGCGAGGTCTGGTCGGCCCGCACGCTGGACACCACGGCCGTGTTCGAACCCGGTGCCCAGGTGGACGTCGCGGACATCGTGGGCGCCACCGCCGTGGTGATGTGACGATCCGATCGATTGCGCCGACCGTGTTGACGTCCCACGCCGGCCCGCCAACCCCTAGGCTCGAACCAGCCTCGAAATTCGCAGGCAGCCGCAGGCACGCAGGACCTCGGGAGAGATCGTGAAGGCCACCGCCGTCATCGTTCTGGTCGTACTCGTACTGCTGGTGGTCGTCGCCCTGGTCAAGACGGTCAAGGTGATCCCCCAGGCGAGCGCCGCCATCGTGGAGCGTTTCGGGCGCTACACCCGCACTCTGCACGCCGGACTCAACATCCTCGTGCCGTTCATCGACCGCATCCGGCAGATGATCGACCTGCGCGAACAGGTCGTGCCGTTCCCGCCGCAACCGGTGATCACCGAGGACAACCTGGTCGTCCAGATCGACACCGTCATCTACTTCCAGGTCACCGACCCGCGCGCGGCCACCTACGAGATCGCCAACTACATCCAGGCGATCGAGCAGCTGACCATCACCACGCTGCGCAACATCATCGGCGGCATGGACCTCGAACAGACGCTCACCTCGCGCGAGGAGATCAACGCGGGCCTGCGCGGCGTGCTCGACGAGGCGACCGGACGCTGGGGCATCCGGGTCAACCGGGTCGAGCTCAAGGCGATCGAGCCGCCGCCCTCCATCCAGGACTCGATGGAGAAGCAGATGCGCGCCGAGCGGGACAAGCGCGCGGCGATCCTGACCGCCGAGGGCCATCAGCGCTCGCAGGTGCTCACCGCCGAGGGTGACAAGGAAGCCGCCGTGCTGCGCGCCGAGGGTGAGCGGCAGGCCGCGGTGATCCGCGCCGAGGGTGAGGCGCGCGCGATCGAGACCGTCTTCGAGGCGATCCACGCGGGCGAGGTCGACAACAAGCTGCTGGCCTACCAATACCTCCAGATGTTGCCGAAGATCGCCGAGGGCAGCTCGAACAAGCTGTGGATCCTGCCCAGCGAGGTCACCCGCGCGCTGGAGGGCATCGGCGACGCGGTCGGCAACCTGTCCCCGAACGGTTCCGGCCCGGCGCACCGGGTGCCGCAGTTGGCGCTGGAGGAGGAGCCGGCCTGGCCCGGTTCGGCCGCACCCCCCGCCGGCCCGCAGTCGGCGGGCGGCCCGCCCGCCCCGGCACGCAAGCAGCCGGCCGGCAACGGAGCCTCGTCGGCGCCGCGCCCGCCCGCCGACCCGCCGACCGTCCCGGCCCCGCCGATCGACCCGCCGCGTCGTGGCGGCGCGCCCGCCGGCGACGTGGAGCCGCCGCACATCGAGCGTGGCCACCGCCCACCGCGCTGAGGCCGCACCGCCTGCTGCGATGATCGTCGCGTCACGGCCACGGGGGGCGGCACAGTCCTCCCGGCGCCACGGTCATCGCGGCGAAGCGGATGGGCACGATGGGCATGAGCTGGTGGGAAGCACTGGCGATCTTCGCCGCGGGCATCGCGGCCGGCGGGATCAACGCGGTGGTCGGATCCGGCACCCTGATCACCTTCCCCGTGCTGCTCGGCTTCGGCTACTCGCCGGTGACCGCGAACGTGTCGAACACCATCGGCCTGGTCCCCGGCTCGATCAGCGGCGCCATCGGCTACCGCCGCGAACTCGCCGGCCAACGCCCGCGCCTGCTCCGCCTGGGCCTGGCCTCCCTGCTCGGCGGCATCACCGGCGCGATCCTGCTGCTCACGCTGCCGGCGGGGGCGTTCAAGGCCATCGTCCCGGTCCTGATCGTGGTCGCCCTGGTGCTCGTGGTCCTGCAACCCCGCCTGGCCCGAGGCCTCGCCGCGCGCCGCGCCGGAAACGGCACACCCGAGGAGGGGCCGCGGCACGGCGGCGCGCTGCTGTGGGTGGCCGTCTTCGGCACCGGCATCTACGGCGGCTACTTCGGCGCCGCCCAGGGGGTGCTGCTGCTCGCCCTGTTCGGCGTGTTCATCGCCGAGAACCTCCAGCGGATGAACGCGGTCAAGAACGTACTCGCCGCCGTCGTCAACGGCGTCGCGGCCATCCTGTTCATGGTCGTCGCGGACGTCGCGTGGTGGGTGGTCCTGCTGATCGCCCTGGGATCGGTGATCGGCGGCCAGATCGGCGCGAAGGTCGGTCGCAAGCTGCCGCCGACGGCCCTGCGAGCGGTGATCGTGGCGGTCGGCCTGATCGCGGTGATCCGCCTCCTGCTGTAGGAGAGGCGGGCCCCGTCAGGCCGGCAGGTTCGTGTCGATGACGAAGGCGATCTCGACGACTTGGCCGGGCAGCGTCAGCTCGGTGACGCCGACGACCGTACTGGCGGGGCGATGGTCGCCGAAGTAGGCGACGTTGCCCTCCGCCAGCGCCGCGGCGTGCCGTCGCAGGTCGACCACGTAGACGGTCTGCGAGACCACCTGGTTCCGGGTGATGCCGAAGTACGCCAGGACCTTGTCCAGATTCCGATGCACCTGCTCGAGCTGAGCCGCGAAGTCGTCCGCGTGCCGGAACTCACCCGCGTCGTCGAACGAGAGTTGCCCGGAGACGTGGATCAACGCGCCGGACCTGATCGCCTGGGAGTAGCCGAAGTCGCTTTCGGCGGGGATGTCATGGTTGAAGACGTCGGCGCGGGTATCGGTACGGGTTCCGGTCCGGGCGTTGATGGGGGTGGTCATGATGCGTCGTCGACCCTTCGCTTTGCTCTCTTGTGGTTACTCGGGAACTGTAGGAGAGTGAGCGCTGACCTGGAAGAACGCACTTTTCGGTGACTGGGGAACCTCATGGTGACCAAGCAGCAACTCGCGGGCCTACCCGAGGACGCCGATCTGCGGCGCGCGGACTCCCTGGCGCGCGAGATCTTCTCCGACGTCGCCAACAAGTGGGCGCTGCTGATCATCGAGGCGCTGGGGGACCGCACCCTGCGCTTCGGCGAGTTGCGGGCGGAGGTCGAGGGCATCAGCCACAAGATGCTCACCCAGAACCTGCGCATGCTGGAGCGCAACGGCCTGCTCGACCGGAAGGTGTACCCGACCGTGCCGCCACGCGTCGAGTACACCCTCACCGAGCCGGGCCGAGGCCTGCGCGCCACGGTCGACGCCATGTGCGGCTGGACCCACCGATACCTGACCCACATCGAGAACGCCCGCGACCGCTTCGACACGTGAGGGTGCGGGCGGGGGGTCGCTCCGGGCCACGTGCCGCCGGCGTGCTCCGGCCCGCCGTCGGTTCCGCTCCCGGCTCCCGGCCGCCGTTTCGCGGGCCACCGCGTGTGGTGGTGAAGGCCCGTGAAACGATGCGCGGATGCCCGCGATCGTGCGTCCGACCCACACCGCCCTCGGCTTGGCCCTGGGTGTTGTACTCGACTCCGCGTTGGGGGATCCGAGGCGCGGTCATCCCGTGGCCGGCTTCGGGACTCTTGCCGGACGCGCGGAGCGGGCCGTGTACGGGGACGGTCGGGCGCGCGGTGTCGCGTACAGCGCTCTGTGCGTCGGGGGCACCACGGCGCTCGCGCTCGGGGTGCGTCGGGTCGTCGCGGGTCGGCCCGCCGCCGCCGTCCTGGCCACCGCCGGCTGCACGTGGGCCGTGCTCGGCGGCACCACGCTGCGTCGCGAGGCCCGCGCGATCGCCGCGCCGCTGGTGGCCGGGGACCTCGCCGCCGCCAGGGAGGCGCTGCCGCGTCTGGTGGGGCGCGACCCGAGCCGGCTGGACGACAAGGGCATCGCCCGGGCCGTGGTCGAGTCGGTGGCGGAGAACACGTCCGACGCGGTGGTGGCGCCGTTGTTCTGGGGCGCGGTCGCGGGCATCCCCGGGCTGCTCGGCTACCGCGCGATCAACACCCTGGACGCGATGGTCGGCCACCACACGCCGCGCCACGAGAACTTCGGCTGGGCCTCGGCCCGCCTGGACGACGTCGCCAATTGGCCGGCCGCGCGACTCACCGGGCTGCTCACCGTCGCGGCGGCCCCCGTGGTCGGTGGTGATCGCGGCCGGACGTGGGCCGTGTTGCGGCGGGACGGGGGCAGCCACCCCAGCCCCA includes these proteins:
- a CDS encoding winged helix-turn-helix transcriptional regulator; translation: MVTKQQLAGLPEDADLRRADSLAREIFSDVANKWALLIIEALGDRTLRFGELRAEVEGISHKMLTQNLRMLERNGLLDRKVYPTVPPRVEYTLTEPGRGLRATVDAMCGWTHRYLTHIENARDRFDT
- a CDS encoding sulfite exporter TauE/SafE family protein, with amino-acid sequence MSWWEALAIFAAGIAAGGINAVVGSGTLITFPVLLGFGYSPVTANVSNTIGLVPGSISGAIGYRRELAGQRPRLLRLGLASLLGGITGAILLLTLPAGAFKAIVPVLIVVALVLVVLQPRLARGLAARRAGNGTPEEGPRHGGALLWVAVFGTGIYGGYFGAAQGVLLLALFGVFIAENLQRMNAVKNVLAAVVNGVAAILFMVVADVAWWVVLLIALGSVIGGQIGAKVGRKLPPTALRAVIVAVGLIAVIRLLL
- a CDS encoding ABC transporter ATP-binding protein; this encodes MSDVLELVDVSVVRDGRPLVDQVTWSVAEGERWIVVGPNGAGKTTLLQLASTYLFPTSGTVAVLGEKLGTVDVFELRPRVGMASAALTDKLPRRERVLDIVLTAAYGMTAKWHERYDAEDEQRARRLLDQLGMAEYVDRTFGTLSEGERKRVQIARALMTDPELLLLDEPAAGLDLGGREDLVRRLGALAADAYAPSMILVSHHVEEIPPGFTHILMIRQGQVLAAGPIAETLNSRNLSHCFGLPLIVEQQYGRWSARGLPMPEAPEAH
- a CDS encoding RidA family protein, whose translation is MTTPINARTGTRTDTRADVFNHDIPAESDFGYSQAIRSGALIHVSGQLSFDDAGEFRHADDFAAQLEQVHRNLDKVLAYFGITRNQVVSQTVYVVDLRRHAAALAEGNVAYFGDHRPASTVVGVTELTLPGQVVEIAFVIDTNLPA
- a CDS encoding NfeD family protein; its protein translation is MWWLIAVGAFGIFGVLTSFVEMGMLAVAALAATIAAGAGGNFLVQSVVFAVVAIVLLAFVRPVVVRHNNTPGTRTGIDALKGARAVVLERVDEHGGRIKLNGEVWSARTLDTTAVFEPGAQVDVADIVGATAVVM
- a CDS encoding cobalamin biosynthesis protein encodes the protein MPAIVRPTHTALGLALGVVLDSALGDPRRGHPVAGFGTLAGRAERAVYGDGRARGVAYSALCVGGTTALALGVRRVVAGRPAAAVLATAGCTWAVLGGTTLRREARAIAAPLVAGDLAAAREALPRLVGRDPSRLDDKGIARAVVESVAENTSDAVVAPLFWGAVAGIPGLLGYRAINTLDAMVGHHTPRHENFGWASARLDDVANWPAARLTGLLTVAAAPVVGGDRGRTWAVLRRDGGSHPSPNAGRCEASAAGALDVTLGGRNVYAGRTEDRPRLGDGPPPAPADIARANRLSATVGLAAAALAVGAVAARGAVAARAARRIGKAVR